A genome region from Thalassotalea euphylliae includes the following:
- a CDS encoding glycosyltransferase, protein MKILHIGKYFPPFKGGIENFMSSLIDQQVKDGHQVSVVAHHHEPEKPTIREKLGAVHLVRVKCYGALAYAPMSPTFGRETNKLVDELQPDIIHIHMPNLSAFWCLFSKKLRAIPWVVHWHSDVLGALPDVKLKLLYPFYQLFERALLKSAKAIIATSPNYLENSKPLADFHQKTHAVALGLPKNTQHRIPRKIQNEELRLLTIGRLTYYKGHSYLIEAIQKLTNSGVLVHLDIVGIGELEQNIQNQIIDLGVTEQITMHGRLEDEELYELLEKADLLCLPSIEKTEAFGVVLLEAASFGIPALVSDVPGSGMSWVVQHMDTGIVVKAQNVESLAERLTWASKNREKIAIMGAKALERFRDTFQIVNVSEKITKIYRMF, encoded by the coding sequence ATGAAAATCTTACACATAGGAAAGTACTTCCCGCCATTTAAAGGAGGGATAGAGAATTTTATGTCTTCGCTTATTGACCAGCAGGTAAAAGATGGGCACCAAGTATCCGTTGTAGCTCATCATCACGAGCCAGAAAAGCCAACGATTCGAGAAAAGCTAGGTGCGGTTCATCTCGTGCGAGTTAAGTGTTACGGTGCTTTAGCTTATGCACCTATGTCTCCCACATTTGGTAGAGAAACTAATAAGCTTGTCGATGAATTGCAACCAGATATTATCCATATTCATATGCCAAACCTCTCGGCGTTTTGGTGTTTGTTTTCGAAAAAATTGAGAGCTATCCCATGGGTAGTTCACTGGCATTCAGATGTTCTAGGTGCGCTTCCTGATGTTAAGTTGAAACTACTTTACCCTTTTTATCAGCTTTTTGAGCGGGCGTTATTAAAAAGCGCAAAAGCGATTATTGCTACCTCGCCTAATTATCTTGAAAATAGCAAACCATTGGCTGATTTTCATCAGAAAACCCATGCAGTCGCACTCGGGTTACCTAAAAATACTCAGCACCGAATTCCAAGAAAAATACAAAACGAGGAGCTTAGACTACTTACTATTGGCAGACTGACCTATTACAAGGGGCATAGCTACTTAATCGAGGCTATTCAAAAACTAACGAATTCTGGTGTTCTAGTTCATCTCGATATTGTGGGTATTGGAGAACTCGAACAAAACATTCAAAACCAAATCATTGACCTTGGCGTAACTGAGCAAATCACCATGCATGGTCGATTGGAAGACGAAGAGCTCTATGAACTATTAGAAAAAGCTGACTTGTTGTGTTTACCATCTATTGAGAAGACAGAGGCCTTTGGAGTTGTTCTGCTTGAAGCTGCCAGTTTTGGCATTCCTGCGCTAGTCTCGGATGTGCCCGGAAGTGGAATGTCTTGGGTTGTTCAGCATATGGACACTGGAATCGTCGTGAAAGCTCAAAACGTTGAGTCCTTAGCTGAGCGACTTACATGGGCGTCCAAAAATAGAGAGAAAATAGCAATAATGGGGGCTAAAGCACTGGAAAGGTTTAGAGATACATTTCAGATTGTCAACGTTTCTGAAAAAATAACTAAAATCTACCGAATGTTTTAA
- a CDS encoding glycosyltransferase family 2 protein codes for MVHKPKQRSSSPLITVVVPSYNQGKFLEQCLESIFKINLPIEVFVLDGGSSDNSLDVIKNYNDKITWWRSHKDDGQSAAINEGIARGNAPYVCWLNSDDFFYEGGLEAMYAQLVNHQEKAFAYGKCWLTSESGCRLSHYLTLPFSAYLLANYCFICQPGTLISRKAWESIGGLNESLNLAMDYDLWWRLYNQFGAPQFCRMDIAASRAHADTKTANSIDDHYSESTDVVRNHYGRVPIKWLIAKPIMKIVRAIEHKIYKNKALQ; via the coding sequence ATGGTTCACAAGCCGAAACAACGCTCAAGCTCACCCTTAATTACGGTGGTGGTGCCTTCATACAATCAAGGAAAGTTTTTGGAGCAATGCCTTGAATCTATTTTTAAGATAAACTTACCCATTGAAGTTTTTGTATTGGATGGAGGCTCTTCAGACAACTCTTTAGATGTTATTAAAAACTATAATGATAAAATCACTTGGTGGCGAAGTCATAAAGATGATGGGCAATCTGCTGCGATTAACGAGGGAATAGCCAGAGGAAATGCACCTTACGTTTGTTGGCTAAATTCAGACGACTTTTTTTATGAGGGAGGGCTTGAGGCGATGTATGCACAATTAGTCAATCACCAAGAAAAAGCGTTTGCCTATGGAAAATGTTGGTTAACGTCTGAATCTGGTTGCCGCCTTAGCCATTATCTTACTCTACCTTTTAGCGCATACTTGTTAGCGAATTACTGTTTTATTTGTCAGCCAGGTACACTGATCTCTCGAAAAGCTTGGGAATCTATTGGTGGTTTAAATGAATCGCTAAACTTAGCCATGGATTACGATTTATGGTGGCGGTTGTATAATCAATTTGGCGCACCACAATTCTGTAGAATGGATATAGCTGCAAGTAGAGCCCATGCGGATACCAAAACAGCTAACTCAATTGATGATCATTACAGTGAGTCAACTGATGTGGTTCGCAACCATTATGGGCGTGTACCGATTAAGTGGCTTATTGCAAAACCTATAATGAAGATTGTCAGGGCAATTGAGCACAAGATATATAAAAATAAAGCGCTACAATGA